GCTTCCTCAAAAAGCACAAGGAAGAACGAAGACAAGAGATTGAGATGGAGGAGGTCATCGTAGACGATTCAGAGATGTACGGAGCTCTTGTCACGGCGCAGTACGCACGGTTGCATCATCGTCAACACTGCGGAGAGAATCAGTGTACCTCTGTTCTCGTCAAATACATCAAAGCCCCTGTTCATCTCGTAAGCGTCTCAATCTTTTTTTCTTAAGCAGATCTAGTAGTAGTGTTCTTGTGGTAACTAACGATGGTTTTGTATATTACATGAACAAACTCAGGTTTGGTCACTTGTCCGAAGATTTGATCAGCCTCAGAAGTACAAACCGTTTGTAAGCAGATGTACAGTCCATGGTCATCCTGAGATCGGTAGTCTCAGAGAAGTCAACGTCAAATCTGGTCTTCCGGCGACAACTAGCACCGAGAGATTGGAACAGCTTGATGATAATGAACGTATCCTCGGTATCAACATCATTGGTGGTGATCACAGACTTAAGGTATATAAAATCTCATAATAGCTTTTTACAGATTCAGAAGAGATTATAATGAAAAAACAAAATAATAGTAATAATAATGAAATGATATATTTTTTTTCAGAACTACTCTTCGATCTTGACTGTACATCCGGAGATGATCGAGGGGAGAGCAGGAACTATGGTGATTGAATCTTTTGTTGTGGATGTTCCTCAAGGCAACACCAAAGATGAGACTTGTTACTTTGTGG
The DNA window shown above is from Brassica oleracea var. oleracea cultivar TO1000 chromosome C3, BOL, whole genome shotgun sequence and carries:
- the LOC106334806 gene encoding abscisic acid receptor PYL7-like, which translates into the protein MEEVIVDDSEMYGALVTAQYARLHHRQHCGENQCTSVLVKYIKAPVHLVWSLVRRFDQPQKYKPFVSRCTVHGHPEIGSLREVNVKSGLPATTSTERLEQLDDNERILGINIIGGDHRLKNYSSILTVHPEMIEGRAGTMVIESFVVDVPQGNTKDETCYFVESLIKCNLKSLACVSERLAAQDITNPIAPTF